One genomic region from Vibrio sp. STUT-A11 encodes:
- the fhuB gene encoding Fe(3+)-hydroxamate ABC transporter permease FhuB, with translation MRIKQYIGYLALILLLSIFSLQLDTSLSLGAQWGLLTQADLGGEFRDVFFLQSQLPRLCITLLVGAMLGLTGSLMQQLTQNHLTSPLTLGTSSGAWLALVVVNIWFVDWVADYSALAAMAGALIAFGLIVSIAGIRNMTGLPLVVSGMVINILLGSVATAIIILNAQFAQNIFMWGAGDLSQYSWEWFEWLLPRSAIAIIIILIAPRILTLLKLGQEGAAARGLAVLPAFGVLMVMGIWLVSASITAVGIISFIGLLTPNIARAMGARTPRDELISSLLLGATLLLVTDSLAITLSLWLEETIPSGVAAAAIGAPALIWFTRKKLTATDQLNLSMSQGRAQLSKLTVVSIIVLSFAGMLVYSLITHGANGIEITLPGEFQWQLRWPRMITALAVGIALSVAGVILQRVVYNPLASPDILGVSAGATFAIIITGVISGSLLASFNWGVAFLGSLIVLMLLLIIGKRSQFNPSNFILSGIALSALLEALVQFALAQGSGESYKILLWLTGSIYRVTSQTAVMLTIAVLILFVSVFAISRWLTLISIGRAFSNARGLNPSLANTIMLTMVALLCAFSTATVGPVSFVGLVAPHMAIMLGARKVKEQLLVGSLIGATLMLWADWLGQIAIYPSQVAAGTLVAIIGSAYFLFLMLKSKFN, from the coding sequence ATGAGAATAAAACAATACATCGGTTACTTAGCACTGATTCTGTTGCTCAGTATTTTTAGCCTTCAATTAGACACCAGCTTGTCATTAGGCGCGCAGTGGGGGCTACTGACTCAAGCAGATCTTGGCGGTGAGTTTCGTGACGTGTTCTTCCTTCAGTCTCAATTACCGAGACTGTGTATCACTCTGCTTGTCGGTGCAATGCTTGGACTCACCGGCAGTTTGATGCAACAGCTGACACAGAACCACTTAACCTCCCCTCTGACTCTGGGAACCTCCTCTGGTGCCTGGCTTGCACTGGTCGTAGTGAATATCTGGTTTGTAGATTGGGTGGCGGATTATTCTGCATTGGCAGCAATGGCTGGTGCACTTATTGCGTTTGGATTGATCGTTTCTATCGCAGGTATTCGAAATATGACCGGCTTACCGCTCGTGGTATCAGGCATGGTGATTAACATACTGCTTGGATCCGTTGCGACCGCGATTATCATCCTAAATGCCCAATTCGCGCAGAATATCTTCATGTGGGGTGCCGGGGATCTATCTCAATACAGTTGGGAGTGGTTTGAATGGCTATTACCGCGTTCTGCGATCGCAATCATCATTATTCTGATAGCACCACGCATATTAACACTGTTAAAACTGGGTCAGGAAGGCGCAGCAGCACGAGGTCTGGCCGTACTTCCCGCTTTTGGTGTTTTAATGGTTATGGGTATCTGGCTCGTCTCTGCTTCGATCACCGCAGTCGGCATCATCAGTTTTATCGGACTGCTCACACCCAATATCGCCCGTGCAATGGGAGCAAGAACGCCTCGTGATGAACTCATAAGTAGCCTGTTACTTGGCGCAACCTTGTTACTGGTTACCGACTCACTCGCCATCACACTAAGTTTATGGCTGGAAGAAACCATTCCTAGTGGCGTCGCAGCAGCCGCCATCGGGGCACCTGCTTTGATCTGGTTTACCCGTAAAAAGCTCACCGCAACCGATCAGCTCAACCTTTCCATGAGTCAGGGCAGAGCGCAACTATCAAAACTAACCGTCGTAAGCATAATCGTCCTGAGTTTCGCTGGCATGCTGGTCTATTCACTGATCACTCATGGCGCGAATGGTATCGAGATTACGCTACCAGGAGAGTTTCAATGGCAACTGCGCTGGCCACGCATGATAACTGCACTCGCGGTTGGTATCGCGCTCTCGGTTGCGGGCGTTATTTTACAACGAGTTGTTTATAACCCCTTAGCCAGCCCAGACATTCTTGGTGTGTCTGCGGGCGCAACGTTTGCCATTATTATCACTGGCGTGATTTCTGGCTCTTTACTGGCGTCCTTTAACTGGGGAGTAGCTTTTTTAGGCAGTTTGATCGTATTAATGCTGTTACTGATTATCGGTAAACGAAGCCAGTTCAATCCTTCCAACTTCATCTTATCGGGTATTGCGCTTTCCGCTCTACTCGAAGCATTAGTCCAGTTTGCCTTAGCCCAAGGCTCTGGTGAAAGTTATAAGATCTTGCTGTGGTTAACAGGTTCTATTTACCGTGTGACCTCCCAGACTGCGGTTATGTTGACGATTGCAGTATTAATCCTCTTCGTTAGCGTATTTGCTATATCCCGATGGTTAACTCTCATCTCTATTGGTCGTGCATTTTCGAATGCGAGAGGACTAAATCCTTCGCTTGCCAACACCATAATGCTAACGATGGTTGCCCTACTGTGTGCGTTTTCTACCGCTACAGTCGGCCCCGTTTCTTTTGTTGGTTTGGTCGCCCCTCATATGGCGATAATGCTGGGTGCAAGAAAGGTGAAAGAGCAACTGCTGGTCGGAAGTTTAATTGGTGCCACGCTAATGCTTTGGGCTGATTGGCTAGGTCAGATAGCCATCTATCCTAGTCAAGTCGCCGCAGGAACTTTGGTTGCGATTATCGGTAGTGCTTACTTCTTATTCCTGATGCTGAAAAGTAAATTCAACTAA
- a CDS encoding iron-siderophore ABC transporter substrate-binding protein, translating into MRLVGRFLERLVSTSMVIASVLCLSPAQAEITITDTYSTHTFEQVPQRVVALNWDILEQVLALDVEPIAAPNLPGYRQWVVNPYAPESIEDIGTRAEPNLEKIASLNPDVILAASPQQDLIPLLSQIAPVVYLPNFSENEAAADTAIRHFRTLGKLFDKQDLVEQKLTALNQSFDQMRARIQQHYTDPLEVLVMRFSTPNVVFLSTENSTTDYVVKQLGLIRSIEESPRAWGVKQARINRLQDLEDSYILYVQPFPQEAKLKSSPLWQAMPFVKKHRVNSVRAVWAYGGAMSLQYMAEAITESLIELAPEQ; encoded by the coding sequence ATGCGCTTAGTAGGTCGTTTTCTAGAACGCTTGGTGAGCACATCAATGGTGATTGCTAGTGTGCTGTGCCTCTCACCGGCACAGGCGGAAATAACCATCACTGATACTTACTCTACCCACACCTTTGAGCAAGTTCCTCAACGGGTGGTGGCATTAAACTGGGATATTCTCGAGCAGGTACTGGCGTTAGATGTTGAGCCGATTGCCGCACCAAATCTACCAGGTTATCGTCAATGGGTAGTCAACCCGTATGCTCCTGAATCTATTGAAGACATTGGCACACGTGCTGAGCCTAATTTAGAGAAAATCGCCAGCTTAAATCCCGATGTTATTTTAGCTGCGTCACCACAGCAGGATTTAATCCCACTCCTTTCACAAATTGCGCCTGTTGTTTATCTGCCAAACTTCTCAGAAAATGAAGCGGCCGCCGACACTGCCATCCGCCATTTTCGTACACTGGGAAAGTTGTTTGACAAGCAAGATCTTGTAGAACAGAAATTAACCGCATTAAACCAATCGTTCGATCAAATGCGTGCACGTATACAACAGCATTATACGGACCCATTAGAGGTATTAGTGATGCGCTTTTCTACTCCGAACGTTGTATTTTTGTCTACCGAAAACTCCACCACTGATTATGTTGTTAAGCAACTAGGGTTAATCCGTTCGATAGAAGAATCGCCTAGAGCCTGGGGAGTGAAACAAGCTCGTATCAATCGCCTACAGGATCTTGAAGACAGCTACATCTTATACGTTCAGCCTTTCCCACAAGAAGCCAAACTTAAAAGCTCGCCTCTTTGGCAAGCCATGCCTTTTGTGAAAAAGCACAGAGTTAATTCGGTCAGAGCCGTTTGGGCATATGGTGGGGCAATGTCTTTACAATACATGGCTGAAGCCATCACTGAGAGTTTAATTGAGTTGGCACCAGAACAATGA
- a CDS encoding ABC transporter ATP-binding protein, which produces MFQLSNIQIVRGGRKILTIDQLNIPTNELTVVLGHNGSGKSTLVNLLSGQMAPDKGSVELNGQNLSSLKTKQLAKQIAYLPQKLPASAGLTVEELVRLGRFPWRGALGRWNAEDKQIISQAMQRTGVTAFSNALADDLSGGERQRAWVSMLLAQQSPILILDEPTSALDVHHQFQLMALLSELNKTENVGIIVILHDLNLALRYATHIVALKKGQIAFEGKAEMLLDEARLSDLYESPISLIDHPTPADTVASRKVAVVCA; this is translated from the coding sequence ATGTTTCAACTCTCTAATATTCAGATCGTTCGAGGTGGACGTAAGATCCTCACTATCGATCAACTTAATATCCCAACCAATGAACTCACCGTGGTGCTTGGTCATAATGGTTCAGGGAAATCGACCTTGGTTAACTTGCTTTCTGGGCAAATGGCACCAGACAAAGGCAGCGTCGAACTCAACGGTCAAAACCTCTCATCTCTCAAAACCAAACAACTGGCAAAACAAATCGCCTACTTGCCACAAAAGCTTCCGGCTTCTGCAGGTTTAACGGTTGAAGAACTGGTTCGTTTGGGCCGCTTTCCATGGCGTGGCGCTCTTGGCCGATGGAATGCAGAAGATAAACAGATCATTTCTCAAGCAATGCAGCGTACAGGGGTCACAGCATTCTCTAACGCGCTAGCTGACGACCTGTCTGGTGGTGAGCGTCAACGAGCCTGGGTCTCCATGCTGCTCGCTCAACAATCTCCAATTCTGATTCTCGATGAACCCACTTCAGCCCTAGACGTACACCATCAATTTCAGCTGATGGCATTACTGTCAGAGTTAAATAAAACCGAGAATGTCGGGATCATTGTTATCTTGCATGATTTGAACCTGGCGCTTCGCTACGCCACTCACATCGTGGCCCTGAAGAAAGGGCAAATCGCTTTTGAAGGTAAAGCAGAAATGCTTCTCGACGAAGCGCGTTTGTCGGATCTCTATGAGTCACCAATTTCGCTGATTGATCACCCAACTCCGGCAGACACTGTTGCCAGCCGTAAGGTCGCGGTTGTATGCGCTTAG